The nucleotide window GCTTTAGAATGGTATTGTGAAAAATGTGGTACGCAGCTTTATAGAGAAAAATTTGCTTTAGATAATATAGAAACTGATATGCCTATTATTTTTGATAAGTACTATTCTAATACGGAAAAATGTACCTGTTCTAACTGTGGAACAGTAATGGAATCTCCTAGTAAAGTAAAATAATGATTGATGAGATAAAGAAAAGTTTTTCTAAACAGGGTTTTATGAAAACTCTAGGAGCAAAAATTCTTCATATCAAAGAAGGAGAAGTGAAAATACAGTGTATGAAGGTAGATAATCTTACCCAGCAACATGGTTTTTTTCATGCTGGCGTACTAACAAGTATTATGGATGTTGCTTGTGGTTATGCAGCGTTAACAGTAATGCCAGAAAATTCAGATGTTTTATCTGTAGAATTTAAAACAAATTTATTACGACCAGCTAATTCTAAATTAGTTGTAGCCACAGGAAAGGTGGTAAAGTCGGGAAAAACTCTAGTGTTTTGTGAAGCTAAAGTTGAAGATGAACAAGGCACATTGTATACTACTATGCAGGCTACAATGATTTGTTTACAGAAAAAGAATGCTAATTAATATTATAAATTATAGTTGCAATTAAAATAAAAAATGAAACAACGAAAACTACGAATAAACGGTCACTCACACTTATTACCTTATCCAGAACAAATTCCTCAATTTATGAAGGAAAAAGAAATTTTTTGGGTAGATGATGAACGTAAACATATGCTTCAAAAAGGATGGAAAAGACCTGTAACTGACTCTAGTTTTTTCTTAGATGAGAAATTGATTTGGATGGAGAAAAATAGATTAGATCATGCAGTGGTTCTAAATCTTTCTCAATTATATGGTAACGGGTTGCGTTTAGAAGAAATGAAAAAAGCATTGCGTTTTCAAAATGATTTTAATGCAAAAGTTCAGCATGATCATCCAGATAAGTTTACTTGTGGTTTTGTAGTTCATCCAGGGTTTATTTACGGAGCATTATATGAAATGGAACGTTGCGTAGAAGAGTTGGGGTTAAAAGTATTGTGTTTGCCAACTCATTTTATGGATTCAATTGGTCAATGGCGTTGTGTATTTGATAAAGAAAATGACCGTATTTTTGAGTTAGCAGATAAGTATAAGTTAGCTATTGAAATTCACCCGTATGATGGAGATAAAATGATAAAATTAGAGAACACTAATTGGCGTTTTCATTTAATTTGGATGTTGGCGCAATGTGGTGATGCTTATCATTTTTATACATTAAATGGAATGCAAGAACGCTTTCCAAATATTAGAACATGTTTTGCACATGGAGGGCAATTAGCTCAAATGAATTTAGGACGACGTATTCAAGGATTTGATGGAAGGCCAGATTTGTTTGAAGGAAAAACGCATCCAAGGAAGGCGGTAGGGCATCCTAATATCTTTTTTGATACGTTAGTTCATGATACAGATTCTTTAAAATTAATGATAGATCGTCAAGGGTCAAATCAAATAATAATGGGGCTAGATGATCCATATCCGTTAGGAGAAATGGAAAGTGATGCCCAATCATCATATCCAGGAAAATTATTAGATTTAGCAATTGATAGAGATATTATCGACCAGAAGCAATATGATGAAATTTGGGAAGATAATACTTTACGATGGTTATTTGGAGATGATGTAAAAGCAAAACAGGATTTGGTAAATAAGATACTTTCAAAATAAAAGTATGTCAGAAGTAACACAGTTTCATAACCTGTCACATATTTTTATCTCATTAATAGGTGCTGTTTTACTATTGGCAATTTATTATAATATAAGAAAACGTTTTTTTTCGGTATTAGAAGATGGAAACGGAATTAAACGAGTAGATAAAGGGTTATTATATTTTAGCTTTGGTATGTTGGTGTGGGTGTTTTCAGGTTCATGGGGACTCATTGCTAATTATTTTAATTTTCAAGACACATTATCGTACCAAATAGGAATAAATATATTATCTACTATAAATAATTTATTTTGGTTATTGGCGCTACATTATGTGCACGATGCTCCTAAGTTTATTTATAGAAATGAAAAAAATGTAAAAATTATTTCTATTATTATAATTATAGCTGCTTCATTAACATTATTGTTATCTTTTATAATTGGTACTAATATTTACTATGGAATTAAACTTGTTGGAATTCCTGATTTCTTATTAACAACTTTTCTATGTTATTTAATGGGGGTTTCATTTTATAGAACCTTTATGCATAGAGATTTAAAGTTAGTAGCTGTTATTTCAATAATTGCAATTTTTTTATTGTTTATTTCACAGTTTTCAGATGTGTTCACAGTCTTGAATAACGATTTTTTTAATCAGCTTATTAGAATTATAACTAAAACCTCGTTAGTTTCCGTTTTTCTAGTTTTAGCAACAAGTTGGGTTATTCAACTAGCGAATACACCAAAACCAAATGAAATGAAAATAAAGTTTCTAGATTGGTCTTTAGTCGAATTAACTATTCCTTCTAAAGGAATTATAGCAGAGAAAATTGATTTTGGTTCAAAAACTACTCAGTATAAAAATTTACTGAATTTTGCATATAAAAGAAAGTTTAATGAAGTTAATAAGCAAAGTATTGTTGTTAGTTATGGAGGTGAGATAAAGAGTCAAACATATTTAACAAGGATTATAGATAATATAAATGTAATACTTCAATTAACAGATGAAAATAAATTAGAGCGTAAAGATTTAATTACTTTTATAGGAGAAAGTAAATATAGATTACGAATTATTCCAGAACATATATTTGTTGATGAAGCATTATTAGAAGAGTATAAAAAACTTGTAATTAAATGAAAATAGCAGCAACTCAAATTGATGTAAGTGTAGGTAAAATTGAAAAGAATATTATTGCTCATATCAAAGCTATAAAAGAAGCTGTAAAAGAAAAAGTAGATTTAATTACATTTCCTGAAATGTCAATAACTGGATATTGTAGAGAAGAAGGAAAAAGATTAGCCTTTATAAAAAAGGATAAAAGATTAAATAGCTTAAGAAAATTATCTAAAGAGAATAATATTATAATTGTTGTTGGAGCTCCAATATTGTTAGATGATATGTTATACATAGGGTCTTTCATACTAAAACCAAAAGGAGACGAGGAAATTTATACAAAGCAATATTTACATTCAGGAGAAGAGATGTACTATAAAAGTTCTTTTTTATACAATCCAAAAGTAACTATAGTAAATGAACAATTGTCTTTTGCTATTTGTGCTGATATCGATAATGTAGAACATCCTAAACAAGCAAAGTTAGATAAGTCAACAGTTTATGTTCCTAGTATATTCTTTTCTAAAGAAGGTATTGATAAAGGGTATTCGTCTTTAAAAAGGTATTCTGAAAAATACATGTTACCAATTCTTATGAGTAACTTTTGTGGAGAACATTGGGGTGTTAAAGCTGGAGGTAAAAGTGCCTTTTGGAATGAAAAAGGAAAAAAAATAGTAGCCTTAGATTCTGAAAAAGAAGGGTTAATTATTGTTGAAAAAGATAGTGTAAATTGGAAGGTTAAGTCTATTATGTTTTAAAACTCTTAAGCGCTGATTTTTAGTGTTACAGAAACTCACAAAAGGTTATTTTTTATTACAATTAACTACAATTGTAGAAAGTGGTTTTAGCAGATTTTATATTCGCTCAAAACTATTTTTATATGAAAAATCATACATCAACAAAAGATGTTTTAGGTCATCCTAGAGGATTGTTATATTTATTTTTTGCAGAATTATGGGAACGCTTTTCTTTTTATGGAATGCGAGCATTATTAGTTCTATACATGACCAAACATTTGTTATTTACAGATGAAATGTCTTTTGGTATTTATGCAGCCTATATGTCATTAGTATATGTAACGCCAATGATAGGAGGAATGTTAGCAGATAAAGTATTAGGTTTCAGAAAGGCAATTGTTTTAGGTGGGGTATTAATGGCTTTAGGACACTTTTTTTTAACTTTTGAACAACCTATATTTTTTTATGGATCACTTTCTTTAATAATTATTGGAAATGGTTTTTTTAAGCCTAATATATCTTCTTTTGTAGGGAAGTTATACAATGAAGGAGACACAAGGCGCGATGCTGGTTTTACTATTTTTTATATGGGAATTAATATTGGTGGAGCTGTAGCTCCATTATTGTGTGCATGGTTAGCTGAATTGTATGGATGGCATTACGGATTTGTTTTAGCAGGAATAGGAATGCTTTTAGGGCTTTTAGTGTTTAAAAAAGGATTAAATAATAATGTATTTGATAAGCATGGTGCTGTTCCGAATTTAGCGGTATATAATCAAAAAAAGTTTGGTATTAAAATGGGGAGTTTAATAACAGTCTGCGCTTTATTATTCGTGCCTGTTTTTGCTTTAATTGTAAGATATCATCAGTTTGAACACTATTTAGTTTGGATTGTTTCGTTGTTTTTGGTTTTATATATAATTAATGTTTTACGAAATGTAACTGTTTCTGAACGCCAAAAATTATTAGTAGCCGTTTACTTTACAGTATTGTATACTGTGTTTTCAGCAATATTTGAACAAGCTGGTAGTTCACTAACGTTATTTGCAGACAGAAACGTGAATTTAATAGGAATAAATGCTGCTCAAACTAATAGTATAAATTCAAGCTTTATAATTTTATTTGCCATACCATTTTCAATGTTGTGGATGTACTTAAATAAAATAAACAAAAATCCAAATTCTGTCATTAAGTTTGGCGTAGGTATAGCTCTTTTAGGATTAGGGTTTGTAGTTTTTGCAATGTCTGCATACCAAGTTGATGAGTTTGCTAAAACACCAATGAGTTATTTGATAGTAGGTTATTTAGTGTTAACTATGGGGGAGCTTTTTTTATCTCCAATAGGGTTGTCAAAAATAACAGAATTATCTCCAACTAAATATGTAGCTTTTATAATGGGAGTTTGGTTTTCTGCTAATTTTTATGGGCATTTTTTTGCAGGGAGAATAGCAAAATTAACAACAGTGTCAGATGGTGATTTAGGAGTTTTTTCAAATGGCTTATTAGGAGAAATAACAACATTTATAACAGGAATGTCAAGTGAAGTAATTTTATCTAAAGAACCAATATTTCATCAATTATATTCTTATGTTTCTGTGTATTCTGGTTTTGGATTTTTTACTTTTTTAATAGGTGTGTTGGTAATGATATTTTCAAAAAAAATAAAAAGAATGATGCAAAATGTACATTAGTATTAGCTTAAGGGTTTAGTTTTTATTTTTTTATATATTGGTACTATGGAAACTACTGAACATTATTTTAAAACAAATAAAGAAACTTGGAATAAAAAAGTTGCTGTGCATGCTAAAAGTGAAATGTATAATTTAAAAGCATTTAAGGAAGGTGAAAATTCATTAATGAAATATGAGTTGGATGCTTTAGGAGATGTCTCAGGGAAGTCATTATTACACTTACAATGTCATTTTGGACAAGATACTTTAAGTTGGAGTAGAAAGGGGGCTAAATGCACTGGCATCGATTTATCAGATGAAGGAATTAAGTTAGCAAGAGAGTTAAATGAAGAATTAAAGCTAGATTCTAAATTTATATGTTGTAATGTATATGATGTAAATAAACATGTTTCCGAGCAATTTGATATCGTGTTCACAAGTTATGGAACCATTGGTTGGTTGCCAAATTTAAAGCCTTGGGCAAAAATAATAGCATCTAGATTAAAAGAAGGAGGGGTTTTCTTTATTGCAGAATTTCACCCAATCGTGTGGATGTTTGATTATCTAAAGAAACCTGCAGAACTTAGTTTTGGATACAATCAAAAAGAAGTTATCTATGAAGAATATTCAGGTACTTATGCAGATGAAAAAAATGAAGTTATCAGTAAGGAATATGGGTGGAATCATGGTTTAGGAGAGATAATTACAGCCTTAACATCTGAAGGATTGCAGATAGAGTACCTAAATGAGTATGACGAAAGCCCCTATGATGTTTTTCCTGATCTTGTAAAAACTGAAAATGGAATGTTTACGACAAAAGATAAATTATATCCATTAATATTTACATTAAAAGCAACAAAAAAGAGTTAAACAAGCATCTTTGTATATTTAAATAAGAAAATGTATTTAAGAAACTAAAAAAGGTCGTCTAAAAAATTAGACGACCTTTTTTATTATGTTTATTTCTTTTTATTTAAATACAGAAACTATATTTATAGCTACTTCATCCCAGGTTTTAGAAACTCCATCTGCTCCCTTATGCAAGTCTTTGCATATTGTGTTTAATGAATCTAAAGCTTTTCGTGCTTCCCAGTTACTTACTTTCATAGTTGCATTTAAACTAAATTTTTTTCCATCTAAAGTATAAGTAAAAGGTAATTTTTTAGTAACATTATTCATTGTGATGTCAGAATACCCAATAGAATCATTCTCTAAAACTAATTTTCCAGAAAGTAATTCAGTCTTGTCCATGATACCAAAAAAGAATTTTTTAATTTTAAAATCTCTTCCAGAGTCAGAAGTGAAAATACTGCTTACAGGAATTGAAAATTCAGCGTTATTAAGTGCTTCTTTAGCAGAGTTTCCTTCACCACCAGCGGTGATGTTTACTTTTTTAAATTGACCTTTTACAGGTATTTTTTCTGTGGTTTTATAAGCTGTCCAGTTTACTTTATTATCAGCATTTTTTAATGAAAAAGGAGCTTGTTTTTTTTCAACTTTAGCTTCCTTTTGCTCTTCTTTTTTTGTTTCTTTTTTACAAGAAGTTAGCTGTAAAGTAATAGCACATAATAAGAGAGGAAAGATTAATTTTTTCATAAGTATTGTTTTATAATAGTATTTACTAAGTTAATATATTCTTTTTTTGCATCTTCAGGACTCATGCCTTTCAACTGTACCCAAGCATTGAATTTAAATGCACTTCTCAGGCCTGTAGTTGTGTTATTATTAGCGTTAAAAGAAAATTGATCTCCTTTCATAGCTTGTTTATAATACGCATATAATTTAAGCATAATATCTTGAGGTAATTTACCTTGCATGTTTGAAGCTATTTTATAAGCCTCCTGAAATTGTATGTCTAAATCATTTATCATAAATAATATGTAAATGGTATTACATTAAAAAGTGTATATACAAATATACAAAAGGAGCAAGGAAATATAAACTATCTAAACGATCAAGTAATCCACCATGTCCTGGCATTATGGTTCCGCTATCTTTAACATTTGCTCTTCTTTTAAACATCGATTCAACTAAATCACCAAAAGTACCAGCTGTAGAAACAATTAAAGCAATGATAATCCAGTTAAATATAGATAATACAGAAGAATAATAACCAATTAAAACACCAACAATTAAAGAGAAAAATAAACCTCCAATAAATCCTTCAATAGTTTTTTTAGGAGAGATTCTTTCAAATAATTTAGTTTTACCAAAATTCTTTCCAACTAAAAAAGCAAAACTATCGTTAGTCCATATAAGAACTATAATATATATTATAACATATGGATGATAGTTGTTGTTTATAAAAGGAAGTAAAGTTAAAAAAGTAAAAGGTAAAATAATATAACGAATACCTACATCTAATTTATCCATAAATGTTTTTGGATATTCTGAATTTTTACTTCTATATAGGTTATAAATCATCTGAAAAGAACAAATTAATGTAATAATCAGTATGAATAAAAGAGTTCTTCTAGATGCTATTTCTTTAGTGTAATATATAGCTATAGGGAGTATTATATATGGAATATAATTTTTGAAATTAATGATTTTATTAAATTCCCACAAGCATATAGCAGAGAAAACTGCAATTAAGGCAGTATATGATTCTGCTGAGTATAATATTGCAGAGATAAAAATAATAGCATAAACAAGTCCAGAAATACTTCTTATTACTAAGTTTCGCATGTTTTAGAGGTCTTCAAAAAGAAGTAAGTATAAATTTTTTGAATTGCTATTACCGTAATTCAAAAAATCATCATTATTCTTTTGTATTGTATAATTGGTTATAGAACTAATATTAGTAGGGATATTACCTTTAAAATGGGTTTTAATACCTGTTAAACCTTCACTAATGTTTTTCACTAGTTGACTTGTGGTTGCGTAAATAATAAAGTTCTCAGATAATTCAGATATTTTATTACTTCCTAATTGGTTTGAAGAAAATAATATGTCTCCTTTATTAGCAATTAAATGCTCACAACTAGTAAAAAAAGGAATAGTATTGTTAGGTGTATCTTGAGATTTTATTTTTAATTGCTGGGTGATTTTTAATAAATCAAAATCAGTACAAGTTATATTTTCCCAGTTATTCTCTTTCAAAATATTTTCTAAATTGATGATAACTTCATTAATACTTGTAGAATATAAAAATTTCCCTCCTTTGTTAATAAAATGATGTACAAACAAATCATCTAAAGAAAGATTAACCGGTTGACGATTAATTTCTTCTTTAGATGATTCTGTATATGATTTAAATAGTTTTTTAAAAAAATTCATTAAAACAAAAAACTTATTCTTCTGTTATTGGATTTGTATTTTCTTTTGTTTCGTCTTTTTCAAATGGTCTTTTACCAAATAATTTAATTAAATCGTCTTTAAAGATAACTTCTTTTTCTAGTAAACGATCAGCCAATAGTGTTAATTTATCTTTATGTTGCTCTAATATTTCAATAGCTCTAACATATTGACCTTCTATTATTTTTGAAATTTCTTCATCTATAGTTTTAGCAGTAGCATCACTATAAGGTTTTACAAAACCATCATTACCAGATGAATCATAATATGTAATATTTCCTACTTTATCGTTTAATCCGTATACAGTAACCATTGCTCTTGCTTGTTTAGTTACTTTTTCTAGATCACTTAAAGCTCCAGTAGAAATTTTGTTAAACATTAATTTTTCAGCAGCTCTTCCTCCCATGGTAGCACACATTTCATCTAGCATTTGTTCAGTTTGAACAATCTTTCTTTCTTCTGGAAGGTACCACGCTGCACCTAATGATTGTCCACGTGGTACAATAGTAACTTTAACTAAAGGAGCAGCATGTTCTAACATCCAACTTACTGTAGCATGACCTGCTTCATGAAAAGCTATTACTTTCTTTTCTTTAGGAGTAATTACTTTGTTTTTCTTTTCTAAACCTCCAACGATTCTATCAACAGCATCTAAGAAATCTTGATGTTCAATAGCTTCTTTATTATTTCTTGCAGCTATTAAAGCAGCTTCATTACATAAATTGGCAATATCAGCACCAGAAAACCCAGGAGTTTGTTGAGCTAAAAATTCTAAATTAGCATTGTCTGCCAATTTCAAAGGCTTTATATGTACTTCAAAAATTTCTCTTCGTTCGTGTAAGTCAGGTAAGTCAACATAAATTTGACGGTCAAAACGACCAGCACGCATTAAAGCTTTGTCTAAAACATCTGCACGGTTTGTTGCGGCAAGTACAATAACATTTGTATCAGTACCAAAACCATCCATTTCAGTTAATAATTGGTTTAACGTGTTTTCGCGTTCATCGTTACCACCAGTCATACTATTTTTACCTCTTGCTCTACCAATAGCATCTATCTCATCAATAAATATAATTGAAGGAGACTTTTGTTGAGCTTGTTTAAATAGGTCTCTTACACGTGAAGCACCAACACCTACAAACATTTCAACAAAATCAGAACCAGATAAAGAAAAGAAAGGTACACCAGCTTCACCAGCAACAGCTTTAGCTAATAAAGTTTTCCCAGTTCCAGGAGGTCCTACTAATAAGGCCCCTTTTGGTATCTTTCCACCTAATCTTGTATATTTTTCAGGACTCTTTAAGAAATCTACAATTTCTTGTACTTCTTCTTTAGCACCTTCTAAACCAGCAACATTTTTAAAAGTAGTTTTTACTTTAGTGTCTTGATCAAAAAGTTTAGCTTTAGATTTACCAATGTTGAAAATTTGTCCACCACCACCGGCACCACCACCAGATCCTGACATTCTTCTCATAAAAAATAACCAAATAACAATTAGTAAAATAAAAGGTAAAAAACTTATAATGGTATCCATCATACTAGTTTTACTATCATTCCCTTTATCAAAATCTAAAGAATATGTATCTTTTGCTTTTTGAAGTTCTTTTTCAAAATTTTGTAAATCCCCAAAATTATATTTGTAAAGTGGAGCCCCTTTTCTGTAAAAAGGAGAATTACTTAATTTTTTATGAGATTCTTTACTCAAAGATTCATCTTTAATAAATATTTCTGCGTATGATTTATTGTATATAAAAATTTTAGAAATATCATTATCCTTAAGAATTTGATTGAATTCGTTTTCAGATAAATTTTTAGAACCCATTGAACCTGAGTTAAAAAAAGTTAACCCTATAAATAAAACTGCTATTGGAATATATATCCAAAGAGAATTAAAGGTTAGTTTAGGTGTGTTTTTTTTCTTATCACTCATAAAATTTGTTTCAAAATATATTAATTATGCCGGATTTATTTGCGTTATTTTTGCATCTCCCCAAAGGCTTTCAATATCATAAAATTCACGTGTTTGTTTTTGAAAAACATGTACTACTACGTTTACATAATCCATCAAAACCCATTCAGAGTTTCCTTGACCTTCTACATGCCAAGGTTTATCCTTTAGTTCCTTACTAACGACTTTTTGTATTGAACCAGATATAGCATTAACTTGTGTGTTTGAATTACCAGAGCAAACTATAAAATAATCGCATACGGTATTATCAATTTCTCTTAAATCAAGTAGTTGAATGTCTTCTCCTTTTACGTCATCAATCCCCTTTATAATCACAGCTATTAAATC belongs to Tenacibaculum sp. MAR_2010_89 and includes:
- a CDS encoding PaaI family thioesterase encodes the protein MKTLGAKILHIKEGEVKIQCMKVDNLTQQHGFFHAGVLTSIMDVACGYAALTVMPENSDVLSVEFKTNLLRPANSKLVVATGKVVKSGKTLVFCEAKVEDEQGTLYTTMQATMICLQKKNAN
- a CDS encoding amidohydrolase family protein, which encodes MKQRKLRINGHSHLLPYPEQIPQFMKEKEIFWVDDERKHMLQKGWKRPVTDSSFFLDEKLIWMEKNRLDHAVVLNLSQLYGNGLRLEEMKKALRFQNDFNAKVQHDHPDKFTCGFVVHPGFIYGALYEMERCVEELGLKVLCLPTHFMDSIGQWRCVFDKENDRIFELADKYKLAIEIHPYDGDKMIKLENTNWRFHLIWMLAQCGDAYHFYTLNGMQERFPNIRTCFAHGGQLAQMNLGRRIQGFDGRPDLFEGKTHPRKAVGHPNIFFDTLVHDTDSLKLMIDRQGSNQIIMGLDDPYPLGEMESDAQSSYPGKLLDLAIDRDIIDQKQYDEIWEDNTLRWLFGDDVKAKQDLVNKILSK
- a CDS encoding carbon-nitrogen hydrolase family protein — encoded protein: MKIAATQIDVSVGKIEKNIIAHIKAIKEAVKEKVDLITFPEMSITGYCREEGKRLAFIKKDKRLNSLRKLSKENNIIIVVGAPILLDDMLYIGSFILKPKGDEEIYTKQYLHSGEEMYYKSSFLYNPKVTIVNEQLSFAICADIDNVEHPKQAKLDKSTVYVPSIFFSKEGIDKGYSSLKRYSEKYMLPILMSNFCGEHWGVKAGGKSAFWNEKGKKIVALDSEKEGLIIVEKDSVNWKVKSIMF
- a CDS encoding peptide MFS transporter, encoding MKNHTSTKDVLGHPRGLLYLFFAELWERFSFYGMRALLVLYMTKHLLFTDEMSFGIYAAYMSLVYVTPMIGGMLADKVLGFRKAIVLGGVLMALGHFFLTFEQPIFFYGSLSLIIIGNGFFKPNISSFVGKLYNEGDTRRDAGFTIFYMGINIGGAVAPLLCAWLAELYGWHYGFVLAGIGMLLGLLVFKKGLNNNVFDKHGAVPNLAVYNQKKFGIKMGSLITVCALLFVPVFALIVRYHQFEHYLVWIVSLFLVLYIINVLRNVTVSERQKLLVAVYFTVLYTVFSAIFEQAGSSLTLFADRNVNLIGINAAQTNSINSSFIILFAIPFSMLWMYLNKINKNPNSVIKFGVGIALLGLGFVVFAMSAYQVDEFAKTPMSYLIVGYLVLTMGELFLSPIGLSKITELSPTKYVAFIMGVWFSANFYGHFFAGRIAKLTTVSDGDLGVFSNGLLGEITTFITGMSSEVILSKEPIFHQLYSYVSVYSGFGFFTFLIGVLVMIFSKKIKRMMQNVH
- a CDS encoding bifunctional 2-polyprenyl-6-hydroxyphenol methylase/3-demethylubiquinol 3-O-methyltransferase UbiG; this encodes METTEHYFKTNKETWNKKVAVHAKSEMYNLKAFKEGENSLMKYELDALGDVSGKSLLHLQCHFGQDTLSWSRKGAKCTGIDLSDEGIKLARELNEELKLDSKFICCNVYDVNKHVSEQFDIVFTSYGTIGWLPNLKPWAKIIASRLKEGGVFFIAEFHPIVWMFDYLKKPAELSFGYNQKEVIYEEYSGTYADEKNEVISKEYGWNHGLGEIITALTSEGLQIEYLNEYDESPYDVFPDLVKTENGMFTTKDKLYPLIFTLKATKKS
- a CDS encoding YceI family protein; this translates as MKKLIFPLLLCAITLQLTSCKKETKKEEQKEAKVEKKQAPFSLKNADNKVNWTAYKTTEKIPVKGQFKKVNITAGGEGNSAKEALNNAEFSIPVSSIFTSDSGRDFKIKKFFFGIMDKTELLSGKLVLENDSIGYSDITMNNVTKKLPFTYTLDGKKFSLNATMKVSNWEARKALDSLNTICKDLHKGADGVSKTWDEVAINIVSVFK
- a CDS encoding acyl-CoA-binding protein, translating into MINDLDIQFQEAYKIASNMQGKLPQDIMLKLYAYYKQAMKGDQFSFNANNNTTTGLRSAFKFNAWVQLKGMSPEDAKKEYINLVNTIIKQYL
- a CDS encoding phosphatidate cytidylyltransferase, which produces MRNLVIRSISGLVYAIIFISAILYSAESYTALIAVFSAICLWEFNKIINFKNYIPYIILPIAIYYTKEIASRRTLLFILIITLICSFQMIYNLYRSKNSEYPKTFMDKLDVGIRYIILPFTFLTLLPFINNNYHPYVIIYIIVLIWTNDSFAFLVGKNFGKTKLFERISPKKTIEGFIGGLFFSLIVGVLIGYYSSVLSIFNWIIIALIVSTAGTFGDLVESMFKRRANVKDSGTIMPGHGGLLDRLDSLYFLAPFVYLYIHFLM
- a CDS encoding LUD domain-containing protein — its product is MNFFKKLFKSYTESSKEEINRQPVNLSLDDLFVHHFINKGGKFLYSTSINEVIINLENILKENNWENITCTDFDLLKITQQLKIKSQDTPNNTIPFFTSCEHLIANKGDILFSSNQLGSNKISELSENFIIYATTSQLVKNISEGLTGIKTHFKGNIPTNISSITNYTIQKNNDDFLNYGNSNSKNLYLLLFEDL
- the ftsH gene encoding ATP-dependent zinc metalloprotease FtsH, which produces MSDKKKNTPKLTFNSLWIYIPIAVLFIGLTFFNSGSMGSKNLSENEFNQILKDNDISKIFIYNKSYAEIFIKDESLSKESHKKLSNSPFYRKGAPLYKYNFGDLQNFEKELQKAKDTYSLDFDKGNDSKTSMMDTIISFLPFILLIVIWLFFMRRMSGSGGGAGGGGQIFNIGKSKAKLFDQDTKVKTTFKNVAGLEGAKEEVQEIVDFLKSPEKYTRLGGKIPKGALLVGPPGTGKTLLAKAVAGEAGVPFFSLSGSDFVEMFVGVGASRVRDLFKQAQQKSPSIIFIDEIDAIGRARGKNSMTGGNDERENTLNQLLTEMDGFGTDTNVIVLAATNRADVLDKALMRAGRFDRQIYVDLPDLHERREIFEVHIKPLKLADNANLEFLAQQTPGFSGADIANLCNEAALIAARNNKEAIEHQDFLDAVDRIVGGLEKKNKVITPKEKKVIAFHEAGHATVSWMLEHAAPLVKVTIVPRGQSLGAAWYLPEERKIVQTEQMLDEMCATMGGRAAEKLMFNKISTGALSDLEKVTKQARAMVTVYGLNDKVGNITYYDSSGNDGFVKPYSDATAKTIDEEISKIIEGQYVRAIEILEQHKDKLTLLADRLLEKEVIFKDDLIKLFGKRPFEKDETKENTNPITEE
- the rsfS gene encoding ribosome silencing factor; its protein translation is MTKKQASTDDLIAVIIKGIDDVKGEDIQLLDLREIDNTVCDYFIVCSGNSNTQVNAISGSIQKVVSKELKDKPWHVEGQGNSEWVLMDYVNVVVHVFQKQTREFYDIESLWGDAKITQINPA